In Saccharomyces eubayanus strain FM1318 chromosome VI, whole genome shotgun sequence, the DNA window GTAAACTTTAAACGCTTTGTAATCTTGGCACATAATTGGCACAACTATCAAAATTCGCAACAATGGTCGACCTTACAGAATTGTCAACTTTCGATATCACTACGCAACTGACCGTTATTGGTCGTAATCCAGACGAACAGAATGGTTTTGTCAACCCACCGCTATACAAGGGATCGACCATCATTCACAAGAAACTTTCTGACGTAGAAAGCATGAaaggaagatttttttacGGGACAGCAGGTTCTCCAACCATCGCAAATTTGGAAGATGCTTGGACTCATTTGACGGGTGCCGCTGGAACAGTGTTGTCTCCATCTGGGCTTGGATCGATCACATTGGCATTGATGACCCTTGCGAAGGCCGGCGATCATATCCTAATCACTGACAGTGTCTACGTGCCAACACGTGTACTATGTGATGGTTTACTGGCCAAGTTTGGTATTCAGACCGAGTATTATGACCCATCGGTAGGAGAGGATATAGAAAAACTTCTCAAGCCCAATACAAGTGTCATTTTCCTCGAAAGTCCGGGCTCAGGAACCATGGAAATCCAGGATATCCCAGCCTTGGTTTCTATCGCAAAAAAACATGGAATAAGAACCATCTTGGATAACACATGGGCGACACCACTTTTCTTCGACGCCCATGGGCATGGCATTGATATTTCACTGGAAGCTGGGACGAAATATTTAGGTGGGCATTCAGACTTTCTCCTTGGTCTAACCTCTGCTAATCAAGAATGCTGGCCACTATT includes these proteins:
- the IRC7 gene encoding cysteine-S-conjugate beta-lyase IRC7, which gives rise to MVDLTELSTFDITTQLTVIGRNPDEQNGFVNPPLYKGSTIIHKKLSDVESMKGRFFYGTAGSPTIANLEDAWTHLTGAAGTVLSPSGLGSITLALMTLAKAGDHILITDSVYVPTRVLCDGLLAKFGIQTEYYDPSVGEDIEKLLKPNTSVIFLESPGSGTMEIQDIPALVSIAKKHGIRTILDNTWATPLFFDAHGHGIDISLEAGTKYLGGHSDFLLGLTSANQECWPLLRSTYDAMAMLPGADDCQLALRGMRTLHLRLKEAERKALDLAAWLGNRDEVEKVLHPAFEDCPGHKYWLRDYKGSSGLFSIVLKDGFTRAGLENMVEKMKIFHLGFSWGGYESLITPVKPAKQRKPHNWPHRGFALRIQVGLEELSDLKRDLELGFERLAAEISMTPLQI